From Oncorhynchus clarkii lewisi isolate Uvic-CL-2024 unplaced genomic scaffold, UVic_Ocla_1.0 unplaced_contig_466_pilon_pilon, whole genome shotgun sequence, one genomic window encodes:
- the LOC139394463 gene encoding Golgi apparatus membrane protein TVP23 homolog A-like: MSKERTGLDPNIRLSLTMKQGGLVDDTEDVELDFSTEEEEQRALRGVKIRHPLASFLHLFFRVAAIVTYLLCDWFTKSFTSCFIMIITLLSCDFWSVKNVTGRLLVGLRWWNQIDEDGRSLWVFEDSKSSPQAGGTEVEARIFWSGLIICPLIWTGFFFTTLFCLNTDWLVLVVASISLQGANLYGYLRCKNGGQEVPPTSPSSFLQGQHFLQRPDIISRML; encoded by the exons ATGAGCAAAGAGCGGACAGGTCTGGACCCGAACATCCGTCTATCGCTCACCATGAAACAG GGTGGTCTCGTGGACGACACGGAGGATGTGGAGTTGGATTTCAGTaccgaggaggaggagcagagagcgCTCAGGGGGGTAAAGATCCG ACACCCCCTCGCCTCCTTCCTGCACCTGTTCTTCCGAGTGGCTGCCATAGTAACCTACCTGCTCTGTGATTGGTTCACCAAGAGCTTTACTTCCTGCTTCATTATGATCATCACTCTGCTGTCCTGTGACTTCTGGTCCGTTaag AATGTGACAGGCAGGTTGTTGGTGGGTCTGCGATGGTGGAACCAGATCGATGAGGATGGGAGGAGCCTCTGGGTGTTTGAGGACAGCAAG tcttCTCCCCAGGCCGGTGGTACGGAGGTGGAGGCCAGGATCTTCTGGTCGGGTCTGATCATCTGTCCTCTCATCTGGACCGGCTTCTTCTTTACGACCCTGTTCTGTCTGAACACAGACTggctg gtgtTGGTGGTAGCCAGTATCTCTCTCCAGGGGGCTAATCTCTATGGTTACCTGCGCTGCAAGAACGGCGGACAGGAAGTCCCACCCACATCCCCTTCCTCCTTTCTGCAGGGACAGCACTTCCTCCAGCGG CCTGATATCATCTCCAGAATGCTGTGA